In one window of Gossypium hirsutum isolate 1008001.06 chromosome A01, Gossypium_hirsutum_v2.1, whole genome shotgun sequence DNA:
- the LOC107958039 gene encoding uncharacterized protein, whose protein sequence is MMIALKSIQASFTHSSNQVFFQTRRITTYTKNPILCLSKSNDSESDSDPEPEGDTRKQDLLAQIAMLQAQKVRLTDYLDERSAYLTQFAEEANAEFDKVGEDALKGLEEASERIMENIESQMQAFEESQELNRQELEMNEDQLAEFEGQMEKERNEGLFFKNLTEKKPIDKAKAMEEAEKVKEVTKEKVGSKARRNLYLALITVLAIGIADSLVTGSDWRKVAVLGAILVALFSQFIYEQTVLSEEEKTEKNDENK, encoded by the exons atgatgatagCCCTCAAATCCATTCAAGCTTCCTTTACACACAGTAGTAACCAGGTTTTTTTCCAAACCAGAAGAATTACAACATACACAAAGAACCCCATACTGTGTCTCAGCAAATCGAATGATTCTGAGTCGGATTCCGACCCCGAACCGGAAGGTGACACTCGTAAACAAGACCTGCTTGCTCAAATAGCTATGTTGCAGGCTCAAAAGGTTCGTCTAACGGATTATTTAGACGAAAGATCAGCTTATCTCACACAATTTGCTGAAGAAGCTAATGCTGAGTTTGATAAAGTTGGTGAAGATGCTCTTAAAGGACTTGAAGAAGCTAGTGAAAGG ATAATGGAGAACATTGAGAGTCAAATGCAAGCTTTTGAAGAATCACAAGAATTGAACAGGCAAGAGCTTGAGATGAATGAAGATCAATTAGCAGAATTTGAAGGTCAAATGGAGAAAGAAAGGAATGAAGGTTTGTTCTTTAAGAACTTGACAGAGAAAAAGCCTATAGACAAAGCAAAAGCAATGGAGGAAGCTGAGAAAGTTAAGGAGGTTACTAAAGAAAAAGTTGGGTCAAAAGCAAGGAGGAATCTTTACCTTGCTTTAATCACGGTGCTTGCCATTGGGATTGCGGACTCGTTGGTCACTGGATCGGATTGGCGAAAAGTTGCAGTTCTTGGAGCTATTTTAGTTGCTTTGTTTTCCCAGTTTATCTATGAACAGACAGTGTTATCAGAAGAGGAAAAAACAGAAAAGAATGATGAAAACAAGTAA
- the LOC107958038 gene encoding pentatricopeptide repeat-containing protein At3g09060: protein MTNFPQNLSPKRLLKLLKSETNPYSALALFDSATHHPGYTHSPDVFHHILRRLIDSRLVSHVTRIVQLIESQKCNCPEDVALTVIKAYAKNSMPDKALDSFQRMKQVFGCEPGIRSYNTLLNAFVESNRWDEAESFFKYFETVGMEPNLQTYNILIKVACKKKQFKHAKEMLDCMWKTGFQPNVQSYGSLISGFVKGGNLVVAMEVFDEMFERKVIPDVMCYNILIDGFFKNRDFVKANEVWERLLEDSSAYPNSVTYNVMINGLCKCGKFDECLSIWERMKKNEREKDLFTYSSMIHGLCEAGNIDGAERVYKDMVENGVMIDVVTYNAMLNGYCKARKIKDSFELWKLMKKEGCINVVSFNIFIRGLLENGKVDEALSLWGNLPQRGCCADASTYGVLIHGLCRNGFLRKALDILQEGELGEGKVDSFGYSSMIDGLGKQGRLDEVAGLICRMVKCGHKLNPYVYNPLIQAFIQASRLDDAVRFFKGVDSMGCSPSVVSYNILISGLCKADRFREAYSILNEMLEKGWKPDMITYSSLMKGLFRGKNVEMALGLWNHVLDKALKPDVTMHNIVIHGLCSVGKVEDALQLYSKMRQRNCATNLVTYNTIMEGLYKTGEYEKASEIWTQISSDGLQPDIISYNITLKGLCSCGKILDAIGFLDDALERGILPTVITWNILVRAVLTTGFKMAVSI from the coding sequence ATGACCAACTTCCCCCAAAACCTCTCACCAAAGCGGCTTCTCAAGCTTCTCAAATCAGAAACAAACCCTTACTCTGCATTGGCTCTCTTCGACTCAGCAACTCACCATCCGGGTTACACCCACTCACCCGACGTTTTCCACCACATCCTCCGTAGACTGATCGATTCCCGTCTCGTTTCCCACGTCACTAGGATCGTTCAACTCATTGAAAGCCAGAAATGTAATTGCCCAGAAGATGTTGCTTTGACGGTAATCAAAGCTTATGCTAAAAACTCAATGCCTGATAAAGCATTAGATTCCTTCCAAAGAATGAAACAGGTTTTCGGGTGTGAACCTGGTATTCGGTCTTACAACACTTTGCTCAACGCTTTTGTTGAGTCGAATCGTTGGGATGAAGCTGAGTCGTTTTTTAAGTATTTTGAAACGGTGGGTATGGAGCCGAATTTGCAAACCTATAATATTTTGATTAAGGTTGCTTGTAAAAAGAAGCAGTTTAAGCACGCGAAGGAGATGTTGGATTGTATGTGGAAAACGGGTTTTCAACCAAATGTGCAAAGCTATGGGAGTTTGATTAGTGGGTTTGTTAAAGGTGGGAACTTGGTTGTTGCTATGGAAGTGTTCGACGAAATGTTTGAGAGAAAAGTGATCCCTGAtgttatgtgttataatatattaattgatGGGTTTTTCAAAAATAGAGATTTTGTGAAGGCAAATGAGGTTTGGGAGAGATTGTTGGAAGATTCTTCGGCTTATCCGAATTCGGTTACTTATAATGTTATGATTAATGGTTTGTGCAAATGTGGAAAGTTTGATGAGTGTTTGAGTATATGGGAAAGGatgaaaaagaatgaaagagAGAAGGATTTGTTTACTTATAGTAGTATGATTCATGGCTTATGTGAGGCAGGGAATATTGATGGTGCTGAGAGAGTTTATAAAGACATGGTTGAAAATGGTGTAATGATTGATGTGGTTACTTATAATGCAATGCTTAATGGGTACTGTAAAGCTAGGAAAATTAAAGACAGTTTTGAGTTGTGGAAATTGATGAAGAAAGAGGGTTGTATAAATGTTGTTAGTTTTAATATATTCATTAGAGGGTTGTTGGAGAATGGGAAGGTAGATGAAGCTCTTTCTCTATGGGGGAACTTGCCTCAAAGAGGTTGCTGTGCTGATGCTTCAACTTATGGAGTTTTGATTCATGGATTGTGTAGAAATGGGTTCTTAAGAAAAGCTTTGGATATATTGCAAGAGGGTGAACTTGGGGAAGGTAAAGTGGATAGCTTTGGATATTCTTCAATGATTGATGGGTTAGGCAAACAAGGGAGACTAGATGAAGTAGCCGGTTTAATTTGTCGAATGGTCAAGTGTGGTCATAAACTGAATCCTTATGTTTATAATCCCTTGATTCAGGCTTTTATCCAAGCATCCAGACTTGATGATGCAGTTAGATTTTTCAAGGGAGTGGACTCAATGGGTTGTTCTCCTTCTGTTGTTTCATATAATATTCTCATTTCGGGTTTATGTAAAGCAGATAGATTTCGAGAggcgtattcaatcttgaatgaAATGCTAGAGAAAGGGTGGAAACCGGACATGATTACGTACAGCTCATTGATGAAAGGTCTTTTCCGAGGAAAGAATGTTGAAATGGCACTTGGGTTATGGAACCATGTGCTTGACAAAGCCTTAAAGCCTGATGTAACTATGCATAATATCGTCATTCATGGTCTTTGCTCCGTTGGCAAAGTTGAGGATGCTTTACAGCTCTATTCAAAGATGAGACAAAGGAACTGTGCTACTAACCTCGTAACCTATAATACTATCATGGAAGGGCTTTACAAAACTGGAGAATACGAGAAGGCATCGGAGATCTGGACCCAAATTTCAAGTGATGGACTACAGCCAGATATTATTTCTTATAACATTACTCTCAAGGGGCTTTGTTCTTGTGGTAAGATATTAGATGCAATTGGCTTTTTGGATGATGCTTTAGAGCGTGGAATCCTCCCAACTGTCATTACCTGGAACATCCTAGTCAGGGCAGTGCTGACCACTGGCTTTAAGATGGCTGTTTCGATTTAG